One Bosea sp. 124 genomic window, GGCGGCCATTCTCGTCGCAGTCGTCCTGAAGCCGCGCCGCAACGTCACGCGCAAGGCGCTGAGCCTCGCCGGCGCGCTGGCCAACTACCGCATCGTCTTCGCCAATCCGAGGACCAAGCTGCTCTACGGCCTCGTCGTCATCGAGGGCATCCTGCTGTTCGGCATTCCGGCCTATGTCGCCGCGATCCTGTTCGAGCGCTCGGGCGTCGGGCCGGCGCAGGCCGGGCTCGTCATCGCCGGCATGGGCTTCGGTTGCCTGGTCTATGGGCTTCTGACCCGCATTCTCGTCGAGCGGCTGGGGCCGACGCTGATGACGCGGACGGGCGGCGTGATCTGCGCGCTCGGCCTCGCGCTCTTCGCCTTCGACTGGCCGTGGTGGAGCGCGATCCCGATCTTCGCGGCGCAGGGCTTCGGCTTCTTCCTGCTGCACGGCACCTTCCAGGCACAGGCGACGGAACTCGCGCCGAGCGCACGTGGATCGGCGATGGCGCTGTTCGCCTGCAGCTTCTTCCTGGGCCAGGCGACGGGCCCCCTGGTGATGGGCTTCACGATGCACCTGCTCGGGACGGGGACCGCGATCCTGCTGTTCGCCATCGCCATCGCCGTGTTCGGCTATGTCACGCCGCGCATCATGCCGGTCGCCCGCAGCCGGACCTGACGGGAATTCCCTTTCAGAACAAAGGTCTGTTTCAAAGGTTAGCGGAACGGAATCTCAACATCTCTGCGTCATGGCATGGTCTCATGAGCAACTGAACGCAAATAGCCTCGCATCAGAACACCGTGCGAGGCCATTGCGCCAAGGGAGATGCCGCGATGGGCCCGTCCTTCACGGATTCGTTTTTTCGGCTTGCCCGCCGCTTCCGCGAACAGGAATCAGGCGCAACCGTCACCATGTTCGCTTTTGCCGGCGTCGTCCTGATCTGTCTGGCCGGGGCCGTGGTCGATTATGGCCGCGTCAGCAAGGCGCATACCTCCCTGCAGGCGGCGACCGACGCCGCCGCCCTGGCGGCGGCGCGCCTGCCGAGCAAGGATGCAGGCCTGATGCGGACCGCGGCGAACAACTTCTTCGTCGCCAATTCCATCGGCATCGACGGGCACAACATCCAGATCACCAACTTCACCTTCCAGGAGGCGAGCGGGACGGTCTCCGTCGAGACGAGCGGCGTTCTCGACACGTCGCTGATGTCGCTGGCCGGCATCAAGACGATGGGCTTCAGCGCCAAGTCGGCAGCCGTCAAGGAAGTGACCGGCACGGTCGAGATGGCCCTCGTCCTCGACAACACCTGGTCGATGTCGGACAGCGCCGGCGGCAGCGACTCCAAGATCACCATCCTCAAGGCGGCGGCCAAGAACCTGATCACGACCGTCCTCAAGGAGGGCGGCACCAATGTGAAGATCGGCATTGTGCCCTTCGCCGACTATGTCAATGTCGGCACCGGCAATCGCAGCCAGTCCTGGCTCTCGGTGCCCCCCGACACGACGACGACCACCCAAAATCCTCCACGCACATGCGTGACGAAGACCACGAAGTCGGTCTGCACGAAGGGCGCGCCCGCCACCTGCACCCGCACTGTCGATGGCGTCCGCGAAACCTATGACTGCACGCCATCGACCTGCGTCGACCAGACCGTAGCGCCCTATGAATCGTGCAGCGGTGGCGGCTCAAGCACGACCACGACGCGCTGGTATGGTTGCGTCTATTCACGCAAGACGGGCAGCCTCAGGCTGAACGACAGCGAGCCCACGACACCTTATGTGGGCTTCCTCGGAACAAGCCAGAAATGTCTCAATCCGATCGTGCCGCTGACGTCGGAAAAGACCGTCCTGACGACCGCCATCGATAACCTGATCATCAATATCGGCACAGGCTATCGACCACAGACCTATATCCCGGCCGGCATGATCTGGGGTGTCAACGTCCTGTCCCCAACCGCGCCGTTCTCGGAAGGGGCAGCCTACGACACCGCCAACAGGATGCCGCGCAAGGCGATGGTGCTGATGACGGACGGCGCGAACACGCTGCGCTTCAACAGTGCGGACGGCAGCCACGCGACGCTGAACAGCAATGCCACCACCGCGGCGAACCAGGTCACCGCGACGAACACGGACACCTCGGCCATCTGCACCTATGCGAAGTCCAAGAACATCGAGGTCTTCACCGTGGCGTTCGCCGTGACCGAC contains:
- a CDS encoding pilus assembly protein TadG-related protein, with amino-acid sequence MFAFAGVVLICLAGAVVDYGRVSKAHTSLQAATDAAALAAARLPSKDAGLMRTAANNFFVANSIGIDGHNIQITNFTFQEASGTVSVETSGVLDTSLMSLAGIKTMGFSAKSAAVKEVTGTVEMALVLDNTWSMSDSAGGSDSKITILKAAAKNLITTVLKEGGTNVKIGIVPFADYVNVGTGNRSQSWLSVPPDTTTTTQNPPRTCVTKTTKSVCTKGAPATCTRTVDGVRETYDCTPSTCVDQTVAPYESCSGGGSSTTTTRWYGCVYSRKTGSLRLNDSEPTTPYVGFLGTSQKCLNPIVPLTSEKTVLTTAIDNLIINIGTGYRPQTYIPAGMIWGVNVLSPTAPFSEGAAYDTANRMPRKAMVLMTDGANTLRFNSADGSHATLNSNATTAANQVTATNTDTSAICTYAKSKNIEVFTVAFAVTDVAAKTMLQGCATDAAHYYDATNAAALAAAFQAIGQSLTSLRLSQ
- a CDS encoding MFS transporter, coding for MSDTPTPAPPLAPAPTSLRPLILVLGACGFASTFTMRIIDPLIPTLAGEFSRSIPQIVMMVTAFSLSYALGQPFLGPLADAIGKVRTILICLLALALFSTVAALSGSYEVMFTVRAVTGIAAGGIIPIAMAAIGDRAPIQERQVALGRFLVLMIIGQMSGSACSGLIATHAGWRAAFLSAAVIATLAAILVAVVLKPRRNVTRKALSLAGALANYRIVFANPRTKLLYGLVVIEGILLFGIPAYVAAILFERSGVGPAQAGLVIAGMGFGCLVYGLLTRILVERLGPTLMTRTGGVICALGLALFAFDWPWWSAIPIFAAQGFGFFLLHGTFQAQATELAPSARGSAMALFACSFFLGQATGPLVMGFTMHLLGTGTAILLFAIAIAVFGYVTPRIMPVARSRT